Below is a window of Deinococcus aquiradiocola DNA.
TCGGCCAGGCGCTCGAACGGGTCGGCGTGACGCTCGCCGACGCTCCGCAGGCGCAGGCGGAACTGCGGAACGCCGCCGCGTACCTCGAACTGCACATCGAGCAGGGCCCCGTGCTGGAGGGCCTGGGCCTGCCGCTCGGCCCGGTCCTCGGGACGGTCGGCGTGGAGCGCCACACCGTCACCTTCCACGGGCAGGCGGCGCACAGCGGCAGCACGCCCATGAACGTCCGCCGCGACGCGCTGCTCGCCGCCGCGCGACTGGCGCAGGAGATCTACGTCATCGCGCAGCGGCACGCGGGCGTCTGCACCGTCGGCAGCGTCAAGACCCTGCCCGGCATCGTGACGAGCGTCGTGGAGACCTGCGAGATCACCCTCGACCAGCGCCACCTGAACGCCGAGCACCTGGCCGCCATGTGGCAGGAAGCGCAGGACGCCGCCCGCACCTTCGCTGACGAGGGCGGCTGCACCGTGAGCTTCGGTCACATCTGGAACATCGAACCGATCCTGTTCCACCCGGAACTGATCGACGCGGCCGAGGCGAGCATCCTGAACCTCACGCCCGGCACGCACCGCCTCCCCAGCGGCCCCCTCCACGACGCCGCCGAGATCGCCCGGGCAGGCGTGCCGACCGTGATGCTGTTCGTGCAGTCCCTGCGCGGCATCAGCCACAACAGGATCGAGGACACGCTCGAGGACCACATCGAGATGAGCGTCCAGGCGCTCGACACCCTGACCGAGAAGACGATGGCCTGGATTCAGGCACAGGCGTGACACGTCCTCGCACGGCGCTCCGTGAGGTCCGGCGCGTGTGGCGTGGGCGCCGGAGCAGGACCGGATGACCCGCACGCTTCCGACGCTTGCTGAACTGTTGACCCTGGCGGCCTTTTCGGGTGCCGAGGTGCTGAGCGGGCACGCGCGGCTCGCGCAGCCGGTGACGTGGGTGCACGTGTCGGAGGTGCTGGACGCGGCGCGGTTCCTGTCGGGCGGTGAGTTGCTGCTGTCGACCGGGTCGCTGCTGGCGCAGGCGTCCGCGCAGGGACAGGCGGATTTCGTGCGTTCGCTGGCGGAGGGGGGCGCACAGGGGCTGGTGCTGGAGCTGGTGCAAGGGTTCCGGGACGTGCCGGTCGAGGTGCTGGGGGCGGCTCGGCTGTACGGGTTTCCGCTGGTGGTGTTCCGGCAGGAGGTGAGTTTCGCGCGGCTGACGCGGGTGGCGCACGCGCGGATCCTGAGCGCGCGGGGCGAGGTGCGCGAGGCGTCGCTGTCGCCGCTGCTGGACGCGCTGGCCGAGACGGGCCGCAGCGTGGATTTCCTGCAGGGGCAGCTGGGGCCGCTGCTGGCCCTGCCGACCCGGCCGCGCACGGTGCTGATGGGTACGCTGGACGCGCTGCTGCAGACGAATTTCAACATGGCGGAGTCCGCGCGGCGCCTGGGGGTGCGGCGGCAGACGATGTACTACCGGATCGAGCAGCTGCGGGCCATGCTGGGTGACCTGAACGACCCGAAACGGCAGCTGGGCCTGCATCTGGCGCTGGAGTTGACGCGGTCCGAGGCGGGCGAGGTGATGCGCGAGGAGCGGCCTCACACCTGAAGAGTGAGGGCCGGTGTGAACAGTCCGTGCAGCTCCCCTCTCCTGTGGGGCGGCATGTGAAGGTTTCGCTGCCTGAAAGAAACGGGTTTCAGGTATACTTCATGTCAAGCTCAGGCAGTGTGGGTCATCGCCTGCTGCGGCTCGCCCCTGAGCAGAGCGTCGTGCCTCCATCTCCAGCTCCCCACACGCGACGGGGTTCACCGGTTTCACCCATCACATCCAGCGCAGCACGACCGGCAGGCCGGGAGCGACCCATGGAGAGACGGACGGCA
It encodes the following:
- a CDS encoding PucR family transcriptional regulator, which encodes MTRTLPTLAELLTLAAFSGAEVLSGHARLAQPVTWVHVSEVLDAARFLSGGELLLSTGSLLAQASAQGQADFVRSLAEGGAQGLVLELVQGFRDVPVEVLGAARLYGFPLVVFRQEVSFARLTRVAHARILSARGEVREASLSPLLDALAETGRSVDFLQGQLGPLLALPTRPRTVLMGTLDALLQTNFNMAESARRLGVRRQTMYYRIEQLRAMLGDLNDPKRQLGLHLALELTRSEAGEVMREERPHT
- a CDS encoding hydantoinase/carbamoylase family amidase, coding for MPLDPKRTVQELKDFRALTGDEHGAQRVAFTDTWLTARRFLQDRLDALPVLQHMDAAGNWWATLPGESPRELLIGGHLDSVPNGGWLDGCLNVLAGLEVLRRVNEQYAGRPPVTVRLVDWADEEGARFGRSLYGSSAASGHFDVQQMATLADRDGVTLGQALERVGVTLADAPQAQAELRNAAAYLELHIEQGPVLEGLGLPLGPVLGTVGVERHTVTFHGQAAHSGSTPMNVRRDALLAAARLAQEIYVIAQRHAGVCTVGSVKTLPGIVTSVVETCEITLDQRHLNAEHLAAMWQEAQDAARTFADEGGCTVSFGHIWNIEPILFHPELIDAAEASILNLTPGTHRLPSGPLHDAAEIARAGVPTVMLFVQSLRGISHNRIEDTLEDHIEMSVQALDTLTEKTMAWIQAQA